From one Triticum urartu cultivar G1812 chromosome 3, Tu2.1, whole genome shotgun sequence genomic stretch:
- the LOC125544141 gene encoding ethylene-responsive transcription factor ERF010-like encodes MSPKKTPKGKSGFFGVRQKPSGNWGVEFSDAGRRWWIGTYPSAHEVARAYDVAVWRAERPRSHLKFPEIESRAEAEILVPQGINMKEITMKKKKTKKPSVVVSAGETDEEAMARFAREHPEYVQAEIEYYWKREAEQKKKGSKKEDEAGPSTVIPIESSSEEDWADFSEEDEEDEGCDDPTKEEFWEQFRSSDEE; translated from the coding sequence ATGTCGCCGAAGAAGACGCCGAAGGGCAAGTCGGGTTTCTTCGGCGTGAGGCAGAAGCCCTCCGGCAACTGGGGTGTGGAGTTCTCCGACGCCGGAAGGCGTTGGTGGATCGGCACGTACCCCTCCGCCCACGAGGTCGCGCGTGCCTACGACGTGGCGGTGTGGCGTGCCGAGAGGCCTCGGTCGCACCTCAAATTTCCAGAGATCGAGAGTCGGGCGGAAGCGGAGATACTTGTGCCGCAGGGCATCAACATGAAGGAGATCACGATGAAGAAGAAAAAGACGAAGAAGCCGTCGGTTGTCGTCAGTGCTGGCGAAACCGATGAGGAGGCGATGGCGAGGTTTGCTCGGGAGCATCCGGAGTACGTCCAGGCCGAGATAGAGTACTACTGGAAGCGTGAGGCGGAACAGAAGAAGAAGGGGTCGAAGAAGGAGGATGAGGCCGGTCCCTCGACGGTGATCCCCATCGAGTCATCTTCCGAGGAGGACTGGGCAGACTTCtcggaggaggatgaggaggatGAGGGGTGCGACGACCCGACGAAGGAGGAGTTCTGGGAGCAGTTCCGTAGCTCCGATGAGGAGTAG
- the LOC125544138 gene encoding polypyrimidine tract-binding protein homolog 1-like: MASGGNPQFRYTQPPSKVIHVRNLPWECTDEELTELGSLFGKVVNTKCNVGANRNQAFIEFADQNQAIAMISYYASSAEPAQVRGKNVYLQYSNRQEIVNSKNTGDAAGNVLLVTMEGVLPDAVSIDVLHLVFSAFGYVHKIATFEKASGYQALIQFSDAETASSAKAALDGRCIPSYLLPELDGSCTLRINYSAHSVLNVKFQSHRSRDYTNPYLPLAPSAIDGSGVAQDGKKEEPESNVLLASVENMQYIVTIDALHEVFSAFGFVQKIAIFEKNSGFHALIQYPDIQTAVKAREALEGHSIYEGGYCKLHLAFSRHTDLNVRINNERGRDYTGGNSAPANHEPSILGPQPMLAAGSTAPPYSSAPSTAADVVAAPGTTSILATPGAPSLPSSQPHPQTASGGPQQYASQGVLQGYGAPGFPQGPNQAQMSQHSGQGNQQMPNHQAMSFPGHGRQQLPPGPQMMQGPGYRGPPFPQGHMQSMPQFPVYGNQQFPPGAGPQMMGFPGQGGQYPPFGRPLHPYNR; the protein is encoded by the exons ATGGCTTCCGGTGGGAACCCGCAGTTCCGGTACACCCAGCCTCCATCGAAGGTGATACACGTGAGGAACCTGCCGTGGGAGTGCACCGACGAGGAGCTGACCGAGCTGGGGAGCCTCTTCGGCAAGGTCGTCAACACCAAGTGCAACGTCGGCGCCAACAGGAACCAGGCGTTCATCGAATTC GCTGACCAAAATCAGGCAATTGCTATGATATCATACTATGCATCATCAGCGGAGCCAGCGCAGGTAAGAGGCAAGAATGTGTACCTTCAGTACTCCAATAGACAGGAGATTGTCAACAGCAAGAATACCGGGGATGCTGCAGGCAATGTTTTGCTAGTGACAATGGAGGGTGTTCTGCCAGATGCTGTGAGCATAGATGTTCTACACTTG GTATTTTCTGCTTTTGGATATGTTCACAAGATTGCTACCTTTGAAAAGGCATCTGGTTATCAG GCGTTGATACAATTTTCTGATGCTGAGACCGCGTCATCTGCAAAAGCTGCTCTGGATGGCAGATGCATTCCTAG CTACTTGCTTCCAGAACTTGATGGGTCCTGCACTTTAAGAATCAATTATTCAGCACACTCTGTTCTAAATGTCAAGTTTCAGAGTCATAGGAGTAG GGATTATACAAACCCATACCTTCCCCTTGCACCTTCTGCTATTGATGGATCTGGAGTG GCCCAGGATGGGAAGAAGGAGGAGCCAGAGAGCAATGTTCTGCTTGCGTCAGTTGAGAATATGCAGTATATTGTTACAATTGATGCTCTTCACGAG GTCTTCTCTGCTTTTGGGTTTGTACAAAAGATTGCTATTTTTGAGAAGAACTCTGGCTTCCATGCACTAATCCAGTATCCAG ATATTCAAACTGCAGTTAAAGCAAGAGAAGCATTAGAAGGACACAGCATCTATGAAGGTGGATATTGCAAGCTTCACCTCGCGTTTTCACGCCATACTGATCTTAATGTTAGG ATCAACAATGAGCGAGGTCGAGATTACACTGGGGGGAACAGTGCTCCAGCTAACCATGAACCTTCCATTCTTGGGCCTCAGCCAATGCTTGCTGCTGGCTCTACTGCGCCACCATACAGCAGTGCTCCTTCCACAGCAGCTGATGTAGTAGCAGCACCAGGGACTACATCTATTCTGGCAACACCAGGAGCACCATCCCTTCCTTCCAGTCAGCCACACCCACAAACTGCTTCAGGTGGACCTCAACAATACGCCAGCCAGGGAGTCCTACAAGGCTATGGAGCCCCAGGGTTCCCGCAAGGCCCAAATCAAGCTCAAATGTCACAGCATTCAGGCCAAGGAAATCAACAGATGCCCAACCATCAAGCGATGTCATTCCCTGGCCATGGAAGGCAGCAGCTACCTCCGGGTCCTCAAATGATGCAAGGTCCAGGTTATAGAGGCCCGCCGTTTCCACAAGGTCATATGCAATCAATGCCGCAGTTTCCAGTATATGGCAATCAGCAGTTTCCTCCTGGCGCCGGGCCGCAGATGATGGGCTTCCCCGGGCAGGGAGGTCAGTATCCTCCATTTGGTAGGCCGCTTCATCCGTATAACCGTTAG
- the LOC125544139 gene encoding chitinase domain-containing protein 1 encodes MGQRKKKAHLVAASLCRFVGPVPATAGEMPPRRRDRRSHRDPSPSPSRPSGPRASPSSPRLRLAFIVPPLLLLVLTVLHFTGLLSRSPPYPQTPGKTPLSVYDRGLVKRQVSAGEILAEHARVSENQSRHHFPNPVLAYVTPWNSKGYDMAKLFSTKLTHVSPVWYDLKSDGNKLSLEGQHNYDAGWVSELQNNGSLVVPRVVLEAFPGVVLLKKKSRDKTIELIVSECRDKGYDGVVLESWSRWAAYGVLDDPELRQLALQFVKQLGEALHSISSKSSTRNHLELIYVIPAPRMEGPNNQDFGPEDLLELADSVDGFSLMTYDFSGPQNPGPSAPLKWIQYSLTTLLPAKGSASQGHSHMIFLGINFYGNDFLLSKGGGGSSITGRDFIHLLEKYKPSLQWDDKSSEHFFIYSDKGVRHAVFYPTLLSLSVRLDEAQDWGAGLSIWEIGQGLDYFFDVL; translated from the exons ATGGGACAGAGAAAAAAAAAAGCCCACCTCGTCGCTGCATCGCTCTGTCGGTTCGTCGGGCCTGTCCCCGCCACCGCCGGAGAAATGCCACCCCGGAGGCGGGATCGCCGGAGTCATCGCGACCCCTCGCCGTCTCCCTCCCGCCCAAGCGGGCCACGAGCTTCCCCCTCGAGCCcccgcctccgcctcgccttcATCGTCCCTCCCCTGCTTCTCCTGGTCCTCACAGTGCTTCACTTCACCGGCCTCCTTTCCCGATCCCCTCCTTACCCCCAAACGCCGGGGAAGACCCCACTCTCCGTCTATGATCGCGGCCTAGTCAAGCGCCAAGTCTCCGCCGGCGAGATCCTTGCC GAGCACGCTAGGGTTTCGGAGAACCAGTCGCGCCACCATTTCCCCAACCCCGTCCTGGCCTACGTGACCCCCTG GAATTCTAAAGGCTATGATATGGCAAAGTTGTTCAGCACGAAGCTTACTCATGTATCACCAGTGTGGTATGACTTGAAGAG TGATGGGAATAAGCTATCTTTGGAAGGACAGCACAATTATGATGCTGGATGGGTCTCCGAACTTCAAAATAACGGTTCTTTG GTAGTGCCAAGAGTTGTCTTAGAGGCATTCCCTGGTGTTGTACTTCTGAAAAAGAAGTCAAGGGACAAAACCATTGAACTAATAGTGAGCGAATGCAG GGATAAGGGGTATGATGGTGTTGTGCTGGAATCCTGGTCAAGATGGGCTGCTTATGGTGTGCTAGATGATCCAGAGCTGCGCCAACTG GCACTTCAGTTTGTTAAGCAGCTGGGCGAGGCTTTGCATTCTATCAGCTCAAAATCAAGTACCAGGAACCATTTGGAACTAATTTATGTTATCCCAGCTCCACGGATGGAAGGGCCCAACAATCAAGACTTTGGACCAGAAGATCTCCTGGAGTTGGCTGATTCAGTAGATGGTTTTTCTCTTATGACATATGACTTCTCTGGACCACAAAACCCTGGCCCCAGTGCACCTCTGAAGTGGATACAATATTCTTTGACAACACTTCTTCCAGCCAAGGGTTCTGCTTCTCAAGGCCATTCTCACATGATATTCCTTGGGATTAATTTCTATGGGAATGATTTTCTACTTTCTAAAG GTGGTGGTGGTAGTTCTATTACTGGAAGAGATTTCATTCATTTACTTGAGAAGTACAAGCCATCTTTGCAATGGGATGACAAAAGTTCAGagcatttttttatatattcggATAAAGGTGTGAGGCATGCTGTATTTTATCCAACGCTGTTGTCTCTTTCTGTACGTTTGGATGAAGCGCAAGATTGGGGGGCAGGGCTTTCAATCTGGGAAATTGGACAAGGTTTGGACTACTTTTTTGATGTTCTCTAG
- the LOC125544140 gene encoding putative B3 domain-containing protein Os03g0621600 isoform X1, with protein sequence MAIEESNEMGTKVLPAVDNKDKQPVHPMPEVVLPPTAEEEPKTPTVGDDERMEEPPSSKRRNYDHYHEEGGPTHFCKVIVAPELECIPMPLGFTKHFVAVPTEFKLRNNTGCSWRVTVKLMNDRVTLDQGWATYAAVHQIKIGYMVTFKLLTADTLKVIIFDDDGIEVVNKCGKHDEAFAARD encoded by the exons ATGGCG ATCGAGGAGAGCAATGAGATGGGCACGAAGGTGCTCCCGGCCGTTGACAACAAGGACAAGCAGCCGGTTCATCCAATGCCCGAGGTGGTGCTGCCGCCCACCGCTGAGGAAGAACCGAAGACGCCAACGGTTGGCGACGACGAGCGCATGGAGGAGCCCCCCAGCAGCAAGCGCCGCAACTACGACCACTACCATGAGGAGGGTGGCCCAACTCACTTCTGCAAGGTCATCGTTGCACCGGAGCTTGAGTGCATCCCCATGCCCCTgggcttcaccaagcacttcGTCGCGGTGCCGACGGAGTTCAAGCTGAGGAACAACACCGGCTGCTCCTGGAGGGTGACGGTGAAGCTGATGAACGACAGGGTGACCTTGGATCAGGGTTGGGCCACCTACGCCGCAGTTCATCAGATCAAGATCGGCTATATGGTGACGTTCAAGCTCCTGACTGCCGACACCCTCAAGGTCATCATCTTCGACGACGATGGCATTGAGGTGGTCAACAAGTGCGGGAAGCACGACGAAGCCTTCGCCGCCAGGGACTAG
- the LOC125544140 gene encoding putative B3 domain-containing protein Os03g0621600 isoform X2, protein MGTKVLPAVDNKDKQPVHPMPEVVLPPTAEEEPKTPTVGDDERMEEPPSSKRRNYDHYHEEGGPTHFCKVIVAPELECIPMPLGFTKHFVAVPTEFKLRNNTGCSWRVTVKLMNDRVTLDQGWATYAAVHQIKIGYMVTFKLLTADTLKVIIFDDDGIEVVNKCGKHDEAFAARD, encoded by the coding sequence ATGGGCACGAAGGTGCTCCCGGCCGTTGACAACAAGGACAAGCAGCCGGTTCATCCAATGCCCGAGGTGGTGCTGCCGCCCACCGCTGAGGAAGAACCGAAGACGCCAACGGTTGGCGACGACGAGCGCATGGAGGAGCCCCCCAGCAGCAAGCGCCGCAACTACGACCACTACCATGAGGAGGGTGGCCCAACTCACTTCTGCAAGGTCATCGTTGCACCGGAGCTTGAGTGCATCCCCATGCCCCTgggcttcaccaagcacttcGTCGCGGTGCCGACGGAGTTCAAGCTGAGGAACAACACCGGCTGCTCCTGGAGGGTGACGGTGAAGCTGATGAACGACAGGGTGACCTTGGATCAGGGTTGGGCCACCTACGCCGCAGTTCATCAGATCAAGATCGGCTATATGGTGACGTTCAAGCTCCTGACTGCCGACACCCTCAAGGTCATCATCTTCGACGACGATGGCATTGAGGTGGTCAACAAGTGCGGGAAGCACGACGAAGCCTTCGCCGCCAGGGACTAG
- the LOC125544142 gene encoding MYB-like transcription factor TCL2: MSSESLGKNSKIMGGRERKEVNSTAKHFVDFTEAEEDLVFRMHRLVGNRWELIAGRIPGRTAEEVEMFWAKRHQDQ; this comes from the exons ATGAGCAGCGAAAGCTTGGGCAAGAACTCCAAGATCATGGGTGGCCGTGAAAGAAAAG AAGTTAATAGCACCGCAAAGCATTTTGTTGATTTCACAGAAGCAGAGGAAGATCTTGTTTTCAGAATGCACAGGCTTGTCGGGAACAG GTGGGAACTTATAGCTGGAAGAATCCCCGGAAGAACAGCAGAAGAAGTAGAGATGTTCTGGGCAAAAAGGCACCAGGACCAATGA
- the LOC125544144 gene encoding protein SEH1, with protein sequence MADHKVAQLGPGAACCGWNHCGRRLAAGAVDGSVSVYDSQPSPSSKWQAHEHAIAAVVWLPPDYGDAIACVCADGTLSLWEEIAEDDQLPIWRKCKVFEGGSSHILNVQFGVLLSSLKMVIAYSDGQVKVYELLDSLELDKWQLQAELQNITDPVSRIGKPACISASIAWSPRRGEGQQASFAIGFNSDSPNFNSCKIWEFEEAHQRWLPLIELGSPEDKGERVHALAWAPNIGRPYEMIAVATCKGIAVWHVGFNPESDGRLSTENVAVLPSHNGEVWQLEWDMGGMTLASTGVDGMVRLWQANLNGVWHEQAVLDCNGSHQ encoded by the exons ATGGCGGATCATAAGGTGGCTCAGTTGGGGCCTGGAGCTGCGTGCTGCGGCTGGAACCACTGCGGCCGGCGCCTAGCCGCCGGCGCCGTCGATGGGTCCGTTTCCGTCTACGATTCTCAGCCGTCTCCCTCCTCCAAGTGGCAG GCCCATGAGCATGCCATAGCGGCTGTCGTCTGGCTTCCTCCGGACTACGGGGATGCTATAGCTTGTGTCTGTGCTGACGGTACACTGTCTTTGTGGGAGGAGATTGCTGAAG ATGATCAACTTCCAATCTGGAGAAAATGTAAAGTCTTTGAGGGTGGCAGTTCCCACATCCTAAATGTACAGTTTGGTGTGCTGCTGTCAAGTCTGAAAATG GTTATTGCATACTCAGATGGTCAAGTGAAAGTCTATGAACTTTTGGATTCGTTGGAATTGGACAAGTGGCAGCTTCAG GCAGAGCTACAGAATATTACCGATCCTGTTTCCAGAATTGGGAAGCCAGCATGCATTTCTGCATCAATTGCATGGAGTCCAAGAAGAGGTGAAGGCCAGCAGGCTAGTTTTGCTATTGGTTTCAATTCGGATTCTCCAAACTTTAACTCTTGCAAG ATTTGGGAGTTTGAAGAAGCTCACCAGCGCTGGCTTCCACTTATTGAACTTGGTTCACCGGAGGATAAGGGGGAGAGAGTACATGCTCTAGCATGGGCTCCTAACATTGGCAG ACCATATGAGATGATAGCAGTTGCAACCTGCAAAGGCATTGCAGTGTGGCATGTAGGCTTCAACCCTGAATCTGACGGCAGACTGTCAACAGAGAATGTTGCTGTACTTCCCAGCCACAATGGGGAG GTATGGCAACTGGAATGGGACATGGGCGGTATGACGCTCGCATCGACCGGAGTGGATGGCATGGTTAGGCTATGGCAAGCCAACTTAAATGGAGTTTGGCATGAGCAGGCTGTGCTTGACTGCAATGGGTCACACCAGTAA